GAATATCGTTGAAAATCCATCGGTCGCCCTCGGGCAAGTTGGGTTTGTGTAATGGGAAAGCAAGATCCAAACGCACAACTATAATATCAAAATCCAACCGCAACCCCAAGCCTGTGCCTATGGCCAGTTCTTTATAAAAACTATCGAATTCAAACTTCCCTCCCGGCCGCTTGTCGTCAGCATTTGTCAACCAAATATTACCAGCATCGACAAAGATTGCACCTCTTAGAAAGCTATGGATGGGAAACCTGTATTCGACAGAATATTCCAGCTTGATGTCGCCGGCCTGATCGACGAACAGATTGGTGAGCGTGTCGGATGGGTTATAACAGCCGGGGCCTACAGTGCGCGCCCGGAAAGCGCGAACACTGTTGGTGCCACCCACAAAAAATTGCTTTGCATAAGGCATCGTTTCGGAGTTACCGTAGGGAATGCCCGTAGCAATTATCAATCGCATACCAACGGACGTTTTGTTACCGGTATTTATGAAATAACGCGCTTCGCTGCGCAGGCGTGCAAATTGTGCAAAAGGCACATTAAAAATCTTGTGCTGTCCATCATCCAGCTCCAGTAATCCCGGGAAAGTTTTAGAAATTAGTTGTGCCAGGTTGCCCGATACGTCAGCCGATTCGGTGACAAGGAAGGTATGTTTGTTTTGCAGATGCAAAGTGCTGTAGGTAAAGCTGTAGCTCGTTCCGAGGATGTATTGCTCCTCGAAGCTCCTTTTGATGGTAGGGTTGTTGTCGAGATATTCCTGAAACACATCCGAACTTTTTGCCAACTTGGTATAGCTGATGTCGATGGGGTTGAATGTTTGTGCAAACCGATCGGAGCTACGCCAGTTGTAGCCTAATACTGTGTTGAATGAATGCAACTCGTAATATCGCACCCGCGAAAACACTCCGCCGCCAGCGGAGATGGTGGTTTTGGGCACGTACTGCCGCGATTGGTTGGCTCCGAAATGAAATGGCACAAAACGCGGAAAAGTAAGCGAAGCGTTGAGCGTCACCTCGAAGGAGGTTTCGCCTTTGTATTGCCCGCTGTATTGTGTCTCGAAGCGTCCACCCAGGTTAAGCTGAAATGCTTCAGCTCCCCGAAAGGTATTTCGGTTTTTAAAACTCAGATTAAGTCCCGGCCCTGCAAAATTGTTGGTTTTGATAGCGGCACTTACCTCCGCTCCCACCGAAATTCTTTTTTGGGGAGTTAGATAAAAATGCGCATCCATAAAACCACCGACAGTATCGATTACATCAAAACGGGCATTGGCATATTTGTAAATACCCAAACCCATCAGATGGCTGAGCGTGTTGTAATGATCCTTGCGCGAATAAAGACTGTCAATACTCAAAAAGACGGCATCCAAAATAGTTTTTGGTTTGTAATAATGATTGTCGGATAGGTAATAATAATCCTTGATAAGGGTGGTGTCGGGGTGATATTCGTTGAGCGAATAGTCGTCGAGCACATAAATATTTTTCATCCTAAAAGGTATCCGCGCCAGCGTTGGCGTGTTTGGTTTCACTTGTAGTTCGACGGCTATCTGCTTGTTGCCCACCGAGGTGTCGGCGTCAAAAAGCAGGTAATCTTTAGAAAAGTAAAAATAGCCGCTGTCTTTCAGCACATTTTCGATACGATTACGTTCGTCCTTAAACACCGAAAGATCGTAGGGTTGATCAGGCAGTATCAGCGTCTTCGGTTTTGTTTCAAGTATCTCACCTCGCACTTTGGAGCTGTCAGCAGGGAAGTGCATGCTTTTGATATAATAAGCGCTGGTGATGTTGATATTAAAAATCAGACGGGCAGTTTTTTCTTTCTCTATCACCTCATAGTCGGAGCTGGCCGAAAAATGACCCAGATTTATCAAACGATTTTCCATGGCACCATTCAACTCGGTGGCATTGATTTGGCTCAGCAGCACCGGCGGTTCGCCCAGTTTGTATCTTAACCAGTAGCGGATGCCTTTTTCTTTTTTTGGTTCTTTCACCAAATTATGAATGGCCAAGAATGGACGCATCCAGAAAAGCTTTGCGTTGGTAGATGGAATCAACGCTTCCGTCTGCGCGAGTGCTTTTTTCTTATTTGATAAAACGGATGCGGAATCGATGTGGATGTCGGCGCCGGTAAACAAATAATCACCTTCCGGAATCTTTCTCAGGCCGGTACATCCGGTTATTGCGCCAAGCACCCAAAGGAGCAGTATCAAAAAGGCAGCATTTCTACTCTTCATTTTTCACTCCTTCCTGGTTGGGATTATCCTTCCAGCCCCTCTTCTTTTTTTTATTTGCACGAAGCCCAAAAAGTGAATTAAAACTTTTTTCTATAATGAAGGCAATGCCGTCGTAGGTCACCTCACCATCGAAGAGGTCGTAGGCATTTTCGTGATAAGCGCGTAGTTTATAATCACCGCTTTTGGTGAGGTCGTAGGTGGCCGAAAACTCGCCGTAGGTATGCTGGGTAGATTGTGCGGTATATTGCTGCGAGCCGCCGCTGACGTCAAAAGTTCCGGATGCTTCTATCATAAGCCGGTCGTCGAACAGGCGTTTGCTAACCTGCACATCAAGCTCCGTGCGTGTTTGCGAGCTGCTGCCTTCATATTCCTCGTACGAGTTGAGGCCAAAGGTTACGTCCACTCCTTTTATAAATCTACTCGAAAGCTTGTTGAGTTGCTCGGCCAGGATACCATTTACGCTGTTGCGCGCGGCAGTAGTGGCAAAGCTTTCGAGCGATCCACCATTGGAAGCAAACGGATCGTCGGCGATAAAACTGCCCGTAACCAGCAAGGCAAAAACCTGCTTGTTTAATTCCGATTCATTATTGCCAGAGTTTATCTGGTTGAGTTTGCTGGCTATCTGCGGATAACTGACCATGTATTTGTCGGGCAGGTGCAATTCGAAACTCACCTCCGGCTCTACGAGCTGCCCTCTGATATGCAGCAATACTTCGTAAGGCAACCGCTGTCGAAAGAGGTTTTTCTCAGCATCAGTAAGGCCGGCACTCTCGTTGCTTACCAGTGCTATCGACTGCGTGCGTACCGTGTGGCTTGCCGTAAAATCCATCCGCGCACTCATCGGGTCGCCCGAAAAAACGATGGTACTCCCGGAGACGAAACTAAAGTTCTTTTTTACCAACCCATAAAACGAAATCTGATACTCCCCGTCGGTAACTTCAAAAGATCCGGTAATGGTTTGCGTGCCGCTGGGATCGATGCTGATGTTGAGGTCGGCTTTGCCGCTTACCCACACATAGTCGCCGGAAACCGGATCGATGAAAAGTCTGAATTTGGCTTCAGGGTCGAGCTTTAAATTTGCCGTAAGGTCCATTCCTGCCACCTTTTGCAAGATAGAATCGGCAATGGAGGTAAGCGTTTCGCTGCGGAAAAGAGTATCGGATGGTTGCAGCTTGCCGGTAAAATGCACAATACCTTCGGCGGTGATTATTTCGACCTGGCTGCCAGGCAACACGTAGGTAAAGTCGGTGCCTCCCTTTACAGTAACGTCAGCTTTAATCACCGGCAGAAACATGTCGCCTTTTATACCAATGTCGGCATCGAATACCAGCGAGCCGTAATACATTTTGTTTTGGTCGCGGGTAGAGCTGATGGGTTTAAAATCGTTTGCTTTGATATTTAAATCAAAACCAAAGTTTTTGAAGTTTTCGGTGAGCACCCGCCCATCCACCCTTAGCTTGTTGCCATCGGCATCGACGACGGTGAATTTATCCAAAGCCACTCCCCGGTTGTCGATGGAAATGGTTTCGTTGGCCAGACGTGCGTGGAAGTTCAGAGGCACGATGGTCATTTCAGCATTCATAAAAGCAAGTTTCCCTTTAACATCCGGCGCTTGTGTGTTCCCTTTTATGGTAAAATCTCCTTTCAGACCACCTTGCACCTCTTTGAGATTACCCAACGCAAACACCTCGAAACTACTCAGGTCATTCAAATTCACGCTGGCAATGATGTCGAGTGGTTGTGGCGCGTCGCTTTTCTCAATCGTGCCTTTGGCAGTAATGGAGTTGCTTCCGTTAGTAAGATCAAATTGCAATGCCAGGGCATCGGTGGCTTCTTTGAGATTAAAATGTAAATCGCCGATCAGCGTGTCAAAAAAATAAAAGTTTTTGATGAGAATATCAGCAAACATCCCCGAAAACTGATCATGGACAGGCATCACCACCTCAGCATCCAGGTTTCCACGCACCAGCTGTGTCTCTGTTTTGCACTGAATAATGCCGAGGAGGTTGCTCAACCCAAAGTCGGCAGCCATAAATTTATGCGTGGTGTCGGTGGTAATAATCCCGAATTTTTGGTTTTCGTTATTAAAAACAAAATCCTGCGCCTGCATCTTCCCAGCGCCAAATTCCAGGAAATTGTCCTCCGTCATGTTCCATTGCTCACCTTTTAAAACAAGCCCGTTTTTATTAAAAGAAATACGCGTAGCGCTGTCTTTTATAGAAATATTATTATCGAAAAGATAATCGGGCGAAATGCCTGTGCCGGCAACCGAGATTTTTGATATCATTTCGCCATCGTGGATAAACTCGTCGATGATAATCTGGCGTAGGCGCAGCGTATCATATTGCAGCTCGTCGAAGCCGGCCTTCAGCGAAAGTGAATCATTGCGCCCACTAATATTTAAAAACAAATTATCCACACCAATCTTCTGATAGGTGATGCGTGGAGCGTTCAGGGTAAATTGCAGAAGGTTGTTGTTGCTGCTGTACGACCCGGTGATGGTATCGAGATCAACCTTGTGAAGCCCCGGAAGTAGCTGGGCTTTCAAATCTTCGGGAAGCCGCAGACCCAAATTAAATTCGGCATGTTTATCGGCAGGCAGCGAAAGCGTATCTGCTTTGCCAAGATATTTCATCATCGCCAGCCTCAACACCGAATCAGTTTCTGACATTGCTATGTTACTTTCATAATGAAGTTGCAAAAAGTCGGAGTCGATGTCGAAGGTTGTGCTGTCGGGCGTAAATACCGGATGCAGCCGAATATGATCGATGGTGTAGGAAGAAATTTCGTCGATAAGCTGTGTGTTCTTCAGCACCACTTCAGCTTTCAGATTATCGATACTACTAAATTCGCCGCTAATATTGATATTGCTGGTAAGAGCAAATTTGGCCTCCATGAGGTTCAGGGCATAAAGATTTAGCAGGTCGATGTTGATGTCCGCCTCCACAGTTTTTACCTCGGGCCGGATCTTAGCCAATGCGTCGATGGTAAAATTCACATTTACGTCGTCACTTGTCAGATGCGCTTCCGCCAGCTCACCATTCATAGTGGCCTGCAGGCCAATGTCGCGATAAGTATAGCGATTGTATCGAAGGTTATTGATAGTTGCTTCGGCCACTGCCACCATCGAATCGGCGGTAATTCCATTGGCGTGCACGGTAGCCTGCAAATTGGCAGTTCCAAAAGTGGTATCGCTGAGCCATCGGTTCAGCGCCATTTGTTGCAAATCCAATTGGATGTCAGCCGTGTCGCGTTGCAGCTTGCTGCGCCGATCAAAAAAACCCTCGGCAGTTAGATTTCCAAAATTTGAAACCAACCTAAGTTTTGCCTGAAGCGAATCCATCGTGCCGGCCGCCTGAAGTGCTAATCCGATGGTGTCGGGCAGCGTGAATCCGGCAAACAAGGTGGTGTCGAGCAGGCGGTAGAGATCGCGGCGCGAAGTACGCAGGGTATCGAGCCGCACATCAAAAGCCAGTTGCTCAGGATGTGTGATATTGGTCACTTCGCCCGAAGCCAGCAAAGTGGTGCGCAGTGTCGAAATCATCAGCTTGCGGATGTCGAGCTTGTCGATGGCTCCCTGCGCATCGGCAGCCAACTGTATGTTGAGGTGATTGTATTGTCGCCACAAAGAGTCGCGCGGATTAAGCCCCGCCAGATAATAAACATCCGGCGTGTAAAGCGAAGTGTTTTTTAGTGAAAGATCTATTTGGATAGCTCCCGGATTATCGGTGATTTGCGCAAACGAAGCAAAGCCAGCCTTGATGCTGCCATTGATTTTGGTTTGATTTACAGCCACGGAAAGATCGTTGAGTTGCACCATGTTTTGCGTTACCGCTGCCCCGAAAGAAACATTCTTCACCTGCACCTTTTCGTTGACGGTTCCGCGCAACTCGCGGAGTTTTGCCGCTGCACCGGTTTCGTTAATCGTGACGTCGCGAAGGTCGAGCTTCAGATCAGCCAGCTCGAGATGATTCATGTCGAGGCCAAAAGGTGCCGATGGTGCATTGCGAATGTTGTAAGAAATATCGAGATCGTCAAGCAGCAGTTGCTCCAGTGTAATGTCCCAATCCGGCAATAAATCTGAAAAAGGATCCGTCGTCGTCGGGATGCCCACACTTTCATCTTCCTGGGGCGACTTTATGCTTCTCCCGAGGGCGAGCGATGCTTTGGAATTGGAAATTTTTAATGTCCCAAGTTCCAAAACCTGATTGTTAAGATCAATCTTCTCCGGCTCAAACCTTAATTTTCCAAGATCGAGATCGGCTGCCATGCCGGAGCTATGATTTTGATAATGCAACAGGATGCTGTCGAGCGCCAATAATTTCAGACCAATCTCCGGAAAGCTGCTGCTTATGGTGTCATCGGTGGCGGGAACTTCAGCGGAAGCTCCGGCAACGTCCCACTGTTCCAGTCGTGCTGTGGTGTTTTTCAGCGAAAGCGCATCCACACCAAATGTTGGTTTATCCAAATCGAAATCATCGAAATTCAAATCCAGTTTACCCAAAAGCAATCGGGCATCCATTCCGGTGGTGCTGTCGGTGTAAAGAGCATCGATTTGCGAAAGCGCAATTTTTTTGATGCCAATGGTCCAGGCACTGCTGGTGGTATCGGTTTGGGTGGTGTCGCCGGCAAAAGCTTCGAGGATAAAATCGAAATTAAACGGTGCTCCCGGCGCACCTCTTTTTATGCGCGTTGTGAGGCGGTCAATCTCCAGACGCCGCACCTTCACCTCCTGGCTGATGAGTTTCAGCAGGTTGGCACTGACGTCGATGCTCCGCACGAAAAGCAGCGTATCGTGCTGCTGGTCTTCCACGTAGATGTCGCCGAGATGAACCGTCGCCGGCAACTTTATCTTCACCTCACCCACACGGATTTCGGTGTTGAGTTTCTTTTGCAGGGTGTTGGTGACGATACCGGTAACGTATGTCTGGATAGCGGGGACATTCAACAAAAGCGCAACCACAACCAACAAAGCAACCACTCCTGCAACAATCGTAAACAGAATGCTGAAGATACGCACGAGAATGTGTTTTTTCTTTCGGGTTGCCACAGATTTTTGTTTGAATAGCTCGTTTTTTTTAAAACACAAAATTAATTTAATAAACACAAGAAGGGTGGGCTACGTCGTGCCTGCGAAAAGAAAAGATCGGCTTTTAAGAAATTTTCATAATCGTGCTGGCATAGGGAAATGTTTGACGACCGGAGCATGGATTCAGAAGCAGGAAATATTTATTCCGGCCAAACAATATTAACCACAATCCTTCCGCGTTTTAGGGACATGTTTACAAAAAATGAAATGTGAGAAATGAACGTATGAAAAAATGGATTTATCTGATTATCACTCTTTCGTTGGGTGGCTGTTGGCCCTGCGATACAATACTGGTCGAAAATGGGCCATTGCCTGATTCAGCTTTAGAATATGTCCCTTACAAAAATGGAAGTACGTATTCATTCCGGCATTCAAACGGACTTGTTATAAATTATAGCACAACCAGAGAAACGCACGAAGCGTGGAGCGGCTGCTCTGAATGTTGTAAATATGAGTACCATTATGAGGTTAATTCTATCACACTTATTCCTGATTATCCAGTGTTCACTTTACAATTCCAGATCGATAACCTGGACACTTTAAATCTTCATTGTTTCGCTACCGTTGGGAAGTATGGTTTTTACATTCCAACCAACAATGAATTTTACCCAGGGAATTTTGAAATATTTGATTCCGTAAAAGTTGATTCTGAATATTATTATCAGGTTTTTAAATTAAAATCAAACTACGACAATTACTATTTCCAGGATTCAATTTATGTTGAAAGCATGTACTACAATTATGAAAAAGGAATCATTAAAATATTCTTGTCAAATGAAGAAAACTATACGATATATGAATAGGGTAAGCATATTCCTGTTTTTGCTATTTCTTACAAGTTGTGTAAAAGAAGAAACACTCTATTTTGATGCTGAAAATGAAGATTGGCTGATCGTCGCTGAAATGGGCGACAATTTTATCGTGCAGGATAACAATGGCATTTCATCCAGCTTTACAATGACGGATAATACATCCTATTTTAATCAATCTGAAGGCGGTTATTTCTTTGTTAAAACGCATAAACAGAACACCGAATATCACTATCAAAGTTTCGCTTCCAGTTATGGAACACAATTCTCATTATCACTTACAGCGGGCTTCGATCCTTTTGGAGATGATATTTTCATCATGCTCGACAATGTTGGATTTGCTTATGACTTTAAGTATAAAACCGTAGCACGCATCGACAGCCCATTTGGTTATTTATCAAAAACAATGACGGACGATGGCTACGAAAACAATGTCACCATCAGCTCCACGGTTGAAATCATTGATATTTATGTTGTAAATAACTTTCAATATTCCGATGTTTTGCATTTCACTTTCAAAGACTTTCAGAACGAATGGGAACCCTTTACCGTGAAAGAAATATTTATAGCTAAAAAACACGGATTGATCAAATACATTTTAAACAGCGACATAACCTACGAACGGAAATATGACAGAGATGCCCTGATCGCCTACCGGTTTGAGCAGGCCAAAATTAGATTTCGTATTAATGGAATCTTAATATCTTTGAACAAAAGATCGTCATGGACAACATCGTAAATTATTGGATGGAAATTTCAGATTATGATCTGGAAACAGCCGAAGCAATGTATCACAGCAAAAGATACTTGTACGTTGGCTTTATGTGTCACCAGACAATTGAAAAGGCATTCAAAGCATACTACGCAAAACTTAAAGCTGAAACAGCCCCATTTTCTCATAATCTATCATACTTAGCCAGGAAAGGAGGTTTCTATGATAAATTCTCTGTTTTGCAACAGGATTTTATTGATCAAATCGAACCATTGAATATAGAAGCCCGCTATCCATCTTACAAAGAACGATTGTTAAAAAGTCTCACAGATGCAAAGTGCATTGAAATTCTTCAGGAAACTAAAAAGCTACAGCAATGGATCAAAGAGAAGCTATAAAGAAAGTCATGGACTACAAGCAATTGTTGGAAAGCCATTTTCAATTTGAGAGTATTTACCTTTTCGGTTCGTATGCAAAAGGAACCAACAGAACAGACAGTGATATTGACGTTGCAATCGTAGTCGATCGTTTTGATGGGGATTTTTTTTCAATAAATCCACTGCTGTGGAAAATCCGTCGCCAGGTTGATGATAGAATTGAACCTATTTTGATTGAAAAAGATTTTGATCAGGCTAATTTCTTAGAGGAGATAAAAAGAACCGGAATAGAGATTCACTGAAAAACAAAAAAACCGGCTTCATCACCAGCAAAAAACTGGGAGAGGAATTACCGGGACTACGGCACAAAGATATTACTTGATTTCAAGTTCAGAATAATTTTGATAATGAAATGCTCTTCCCCAGGAATTATGTTTAGTTTTGGC
The genomic region above belongs to Bacteroidales bacterium and contains:
- a CDS encoding BamA/TamA family outer membrane protein — protein: MKSRNAAFLILLLWVLGAITGCTGLRKIPEGDYLFTGADIHIDSASVLSNKKKALAQTEALIPSTNAKLFWMRPFLAIHNLVKEPKKEKGIRYWLRYKLGEPPVLLSQINATELNGAMENRLINLGHFSASSDYEVIEKEKTARLIFNINITSAYYIKSMHFPADSSKVRGEILETKPKTLILPDQPYDLSVFKDERNRIENVLKDSGYFYFSKDYLLFDADTSVGNKQIAVELQVKPNTPTLARIPFRMKNIYVLDDYSLNEYHPDTTLIKDYYYLSDNHYYKPKTILDAVFLSIDSLYSRKDHYNTLSHLMGLGIYKYANARFDVIDTVGGFMDAHFYLTPQKRISVGAEVSAAIKTNNFAGPGLNLSFKNRNTFRGAEAFQLNLGGRFETQYSGQYKGETSFEVTLNASLTFPRFVPFHFGANQSRQYVPKTTISAGGGVFSRVRYYELHSFNTVLGYNWRSSDRFAQTFNPIDISYTKLAKSSDVFQEYLDNNPTIKRSFEEQYILGTSYSFTYSTLHLQNKHTFLVTESADVSGNLAQLISKTFPGLLELDDGQHKIFNVPFAQFARLRSEARYFINTGNKTSVGMRLIIATGIPYGNSETMPYAKQFFVGGTNSVRAFRARTVGPGCYNPSDTLTNLFVDQAGDIKLEYSVEYRFPIHSFLRGAIFVDAGNIWLTNADDKRPGGKFEFDSFYKELAIGTGLGLRLDFDIIVVRLDLAFPLHKPNLPEGDRWIFNDIHMGSPSWRRENFTLNIAIGYPF
- a CDS encoding translocation/assembly module TamB domain-containing protein; translated protein: MATRKKKHILVRIFSILFTIVAGVVALLVVVALLLNVPAIQTYVTGIVTNTLQKKLNTEIRVGEVKIKLPATVHLGDIYVEDQQHDTLLFVRSIDVSANLLKLISQEVKVRRLEIDRLTTRIKRGAPGAPFNFDFILEAFAGDTTQTDTTSSAWTIGIKKIALSQIDALYTDSTTGMDARLLLGKLDLNFDDFDLDKPTFGVDALSLKNTTARLEQWDVAGASAEVPATDDTISSSFPEIGLKLLALDSILLHYQNHSSGMAADLDLGKLRFEPEKIDLNNQVLELGTLKISNSKASLALGRSIKSPQEDESVGIPTTTDPFSDLLPDWDITLEQLLLDDLDISYNIRNAPSAPFGLDMNHLELADLKLDLRDVTINETGAAAKLRELRGTVNEKVQVKNVSFGAAVTQNMVQLNDLSVAVNQTKINGSIKAGFASFAQITDNPGAIQIDLSLKNTSLYTPDVYYLAGLNPRDSLWRQYNHLNIQLAADAQGAIDKLDIRKLMISTLRTTLLASGEVTNITHPEQLAFDVRLDTLRTSRRDLYRLLDTTLFAGFTLPDTIGLALQAAGTMDSLQAKLRLVSNFGNLTAEGFFDRRSKLQRDTADIQLDLQQMALNRWLSDTTFGTANLQATVHANGITADSMVAVAEATINNLRYNRYTYRDIGLQATMNGELAEAHLTSDDVNVNFTIDALAKIRPEVKTVEADINIDLLNLYALNLMEAKFALTSNINISGEFSSIDNLKAEVVLKNTQLIDEISSYTIDHIRLHPVFTPDSTTFDIDSDFLQLHYESNIAMSETDSVLRLAMMKYLGKADTLSLPADKHAEFNLGLRLPEDLKAQLLPGLHKVDLDTITGSYSSNNNLLQFTLNAPRITYQKIGVDNLFLNISGRNDSLSLKAGFDELQYDTLRLRQIIIDEFIHDGEMISKISVAGTGISPDYLFDNNISIKDSATRISFNKNGLVLKGEQWNMTEDNFLEFGAGKMQAQDFVFNNENQKFGIITTDTTHKFMAADFGLSNLLGIIQCKTETQLVRGNLDAEVVMPVHDQFSGMFADILIKNFYFFDTLIGDLHFNLKEATDALALQFDLTNGSNSITAKGTIEKSDAPQPLDIIASVNLNDLSSFEVFALGNLKEVQGGLKGDFTIKGNTQAPDVKGKLAFMNAEMTIVPLNFHARLANETISIDNRGVALDKFTVVDADGNKLRVDGRVLTENFKNFGFDLNIKANDFKPISSTRDQNKMYYGSLVFDADIGIKGDMFLPVIKADVTVKGGTDFTYVLPGSQVEIITAEGIVHFTGKLQPSDTLFRSETLTSIADSILQKVAGMDLTANLKLDPEAKFRLFIDPVSGDYVWVSGKADLNISIDPSGTQTITGSFEVTDGEYQISFYGLVKKNFSFVSGSTIVFSGDPMSARMDFTASHTVRTQSIALVSNESAGLTDAEKNLFRQRLPYEVLLHIRGQLVEPEVSFELHLPDKYMVSYPQIASKLNQINSGNNESELNKQVFALLVTGSFIADDPFASNGGSLESFATTAARNSVNGILAEQLNKLSSRFIKGVDVTFGLNSYEEYEGSSSQTRTELDVQVSKRLFDDRLMIEASGTFDVSGGSQQYTAQSTQHTYGEFSATYDLTKSGDYKLRAYHENAYDLFDGEVTYDGIAFIIEKSFNSLFGLRANKKKKRGWKDNPNQEGVKNEE
- a CDS encoding HEPN domain-containing protein, encoding MDNIVNYWMEISDYDLETAEAMYHSKRYLYVGFMCHQTIEKAFKAYYAKLKAETAPFSHNLSYLARKGGFYDKFSVLQQDFIDQIEPLNIEARYPSYKERLLKSLTDAKCIEILQETKKLQQWIKEKL
- a CDS encoding nucleotidyltransferase domain-containing protein gives rise to the protein MDQREAIKKVMDYKQLLESHFQFESIYLFGSYAKGTNRTDSDIDVAIVVDRFDGDFFSINPLLWKIRRQVDDRIEPILIEKDFDQANFLEEIKRTGIEIH